The Aquila chrysaetos chrysaetos chromosome 7, bAquChr1.4, whole genome shotgun sequence DNA segment TATTTAAAAGAcatcttgaaatgaaaaaacatgGTAGGATGGAATAAAGCAAGATTCAATTTTCTCAATCCATGGTTAAAAAGCATCTTCCTCACAGCTCcttggtatcttttttttctattgcagatgcagagaaacaaagcaagatgTCCAATCTTATATGTACAATAATGTAAGTAGCTATGTAATTTATATATCTTCTTCTCCATAAGGTGTGCTTTGAAATTACTACCTGGAAGGGGAAGTCTCCAGTGCAGACAAAGCACAAAAAACCACAGCAGGTGGAGTCACTTGCCCTGTTCTTTTCCCCTGCCCTGATCAGACAGAGGGATGGGAAGTTTCTTATACCTTTAAATTATGGTTGAGAGGAAAGTGTTTGAGTTGAGATATTCAAATCCCAGCTCTTGCAGGAACTGAATACTATGGAAAAGTGACTTTTTTAAATATCCATAGTCTTCTAAGTATCAAATTTGGAGACTATGTACAGAAGGACTTTGTACACACAGCTGTGTGAAAGCCATGCTCAGTCTTCCTTCTTCATTCTTCTCCATAGGCACCTGCACACACCTAATAtggttttgccttttccctCTGATGGGAAGGCCACGTGCTCCCTCTATGTCCTCCAACAAGCTACCCAgctttttcctggaaatggtCTTGCCCCTTGGTTAACAGCATTGTTCCATCAACTCCTCTAAGCTGCTATATTTACTAAATGGGAAGAAGGAAACCTTGATAACATCCTGCAGAGTGACTGCTGGTTTCATTGCCTCATCATCCAGTTTCAACATGAGGCACAGCAGTTTCTCCAAAGGATCGCTCAGTTCTCGCTCCACTTGGCTGTCGATTCCCCAGTCCAGGGCTTCATAGATCACCATTCCCAAGTACTCCAACAGCTGCAGACAGAGACCAAGAAAGCAGTGCAGCACAAAGCATTGTGGAGAACTTCACAGCTCTCACTTTGCCAGCCATGTGCATACCCTCCCCTGCCCCTCAGGGCTCAGCACATCTCAGGATGAAAAGGGCCCAAAAGGCAGCTAGATACTCATCAGGTAGCCCGAGATACTCCCTAAATAAgctgttttaagatttttaaatggccTTATCTAGCACCTCTAAGTCATCTCTTCTTAAGACAAAAAGACTGTGGGCTATTCCACGGTAGGCAGCATCTGTGCACATTGTTCCCTAGTCCCATTGTCTTATTTGAGTTCAATCctagcattttgtttcattttccagatTGCAGGGGACAGGGGCACTTTCACAGAGCACAGCAAATTTAAGCACCTTGATAGTTTCCAAAGACATCTGCATCTCCTTAGCTGGCCTTCTGCTACAGCAGAATTATACCTGCACACGTAACGAAGGTAAAGATGCAGGCTTACCTTGTCCTCTGACTGCTGAACACTGCCAACATCTGAAACGgaaaaaagaggggagggggagaaagacAACTGCATAGGCATTGATAAAGAGCTTTTAGAATCCCTgtcaagagagagaaacaggaagaattCTTGGCAATAAGGAAACAAACCCCTCTTACTAATGTCAGTCCCACCTGGCGAAAGTAGGCCTATATTTGGGGACTCCTGGAAAGCAACACGGGATACTCTTATTGTGAGCATTAGCCCCAAACTAGCTGCTACTGggtacttttttgtttgctaataGATATCTAACTGCAAGGAAGGCACTGGATCTTTGTCTTCATTCTTTATTACCTGCTCTTGTCCCTGAAGAGTTAGCCTAGCATTGACCTTTACAGCAGTGCAACCAAGCGGTGCATAAGACAAACTTGTTGCCACTTGCTGGCTACACATAGTGACAAAAGAGGGAAACTGTCAATCATAGATCTGTCATGAGAGTTACTATAACAAAGGAACCAACTATACATTGGAAGATGAACAGAGCAGGACATATAATAAAGCCTCAgactatttatttcaaataacaTAAGTGGTAACAAACTTTCATCCCAGCTATTCCCTAGAACCAAATGACTCACTAGAGCACTATTAGAAAAATTACTAGGCCATACAACTGTATTACCACTCATCTACAGTCCTTTGAAATTAAGTATAGCCAGCAGAATAGCTTCATGACAACATacagagagaggaggggggggggggggaaaacaACTCCCCACTTTGTCCCCACATTTCAGCCTGTTACAGGAACAGCCCTTGGCATCCACAGCTACCTATGCTCTTACCGGACTTGTGGTACACCTTGAAGGAAGCAGTACCATCAGCATGGATAAAGATGCTTCCAGGACCTTTTATGAATACAGAATGGAGCGGTGAGCACAGCCCCTGAGCCAGCTGCTCCATTTTACGGCAACACTGAAAGCAGACAGCCCAGGCTTGCTCCTCACTTATAGGATGTTCAAAACACCTCAGAATCTCAGCTAGAGAGACCTTTGTGATCCTCTGCTCACACCGCGGAGGCTCCATTTTCACTTTTACCACTCATCTCCACTCTCAGCCTAGGAAGTTTAACACCCCCCCTTTCCACAACAAGCAAGTGCTCTTCACAGCCTTTTATCAGTTCTGCCTCTTGGTTTGCTCTCAACTCTCTTCCCCACAGGTGCGATCATTAATGCCAATTTTgctctatatttttaaagggacaCCACTTTAATCTGTATTTGTATGAGActccttgaaagaaaacagaaagcgTACAACGAAATGGAATCTAAAGAGAAGATAAGACTGTACAAAAATTATGCTCAATTTAACTCCATTGTTTCTAACAAATGTATTAATTGGAATACCAATGTTGGCAGGTAAGAAAAGAGTACATTGAACTtcaggcagagagggaaggagacagGAAATAATGTCTTATCGTCAGAGGAGAACTCACAGAAGACCACAAAAATGCAATCCATTTGATGGGAAATTATTCTGGGAGTACTAATACATTACAGCAATCAACTCCACCTGCATCCACCACAGGCCCCACTCCTGCCTGGCCTTGACCCTTTGGCCCTGCCACAGCAAATCCCAacagctggggctgggaccaACACGTGCAGGGACCAGGTAGGCCAGGTGGGCACCCAGGGCagggtttcagctgggatagagctaattttctttctagtagctggtatagtgctatgtcttggattcagtatgagaagactgttgataacacactgatgttttcagtttttgccaAGTAATGTgtagactaagtcaaggatttttcagcttctcatgcccagccagcaagaaggctggaggggcacaagaagttgggaggggacacggccagggcagctgacccaaagtggccaaaggggtattccataccatatgatgtcatgcccagcatataaagctggaggaagaaaaaggaaggtggGGTATGTTCAGACTTATGGTGTTTTGTCTTCCCCAGTAACCATTttgtgtgatggagccctgctttcccggagatggctgaacacctgcctgcccatgggaagggacgaatgaattccttgttttgctttgcttgcatgtgtggcttttgctttacctattaaactgtctttatctcaacccaccagttttctcacttttacccttctgattctctcctccatcccgCTGGGGGGGGAGCGAGCAAGTGGCTGTGCGGGGCttggttgccagctggggttaaaccacgacacccttCCCTGTTCAAAGTGCGATACAAATTGCTACTGGTGTGAAGTAAGTTACTGTTGCGGTTTAACCAGGACAGTTGCCCAGCTTTTTTATGCACTTTGGGCTCCGTATGTGCGTGATGTGATGGGAGGGGACAGCCGCATGGCTTGTGACGGGGGTCACCCCCTGAACAATTCTGTCGCTGCCGCAGTGCTTGCGGTGCGTCGCGGGGGACCTCAGCTGCTGCCCCGCCGGCTCTGAACGGCCCGAACTCCTGAGGCAGACGCTGAAGAACCGCGAGGTTTAAAAAGCGTGAATACCACTcgtatttctttcccttcccgCTTCTGACATTTTGGGAATGCGGTGCGCCAGGCAGGCCCCGGGCCTCGGAGAGGTGTCCAGGCCAGCGCGCCCCGGCATCGCCGGGCCATGTGGTGGGTGCTCACAGGCAACACGGCCGGGGGGCTCACGGCCGGGCCGTGTTTTCTGGGCTGCCCCAGGCATCAGCCGTGCCACGGCGCTTGGCCGGGACCCCGAGAGGGGCTTTCCCGCTCCCGCCTGCAGCGGGCGGCCCGCAGCTCCCCGCGGCCACGGGTGGCTGGGGAAGCCCGGGCGCTTCTCCTCCGCGGCTCCGGGGTGCCAGGCACCCAGCAGCACCCGAGCTGTGCCGTGCGGGGAAGGGGCGAAGGCACGCCAGGCACTGGGGACCCAGCAGCGGAGCCGAGGGCCAGCAGCCTCCACCGGGCCGCCCGGCTGGAGGGCCTGCCCCGGAGAGCAGCAACCCCACCCGCTCCGGGGTGACTTGGTCcggcctgcccccccccgcccccccccgccaacaTGGTCCCGCCCGCGTTcggcctccctcctgccctgcgcAGCGCCGCCCCACACCGCGGAAGATGGCGGCGCCGGAGGCGGCGTGGAACCGGCTGGATGTGCCGTGGCCCGCGAGCAGCGCGACGGTGGCACTGGCGGCCAAACACCCTGCAGGTCCCCggcgcgggggccgggccggcctgagctgggctgggctgggctgggctgggctgagctggggcGCGGGCCCGAGGGGGGCCGGGAGGCGTTTTAAGCCGCTCCCGGGCGCCGTGCGGGGCGCCGGTGTTTGCGGCGGGTCGGTCGGTGGGTCGGTGCTCGCCGGCCGCGGGAGGCGGGACCGTTGGGGGACGCCTGGGGCGGGCGCTGAGGCGGTGGCCGTCTCCCGCCCGCAGTGAGGTGGCTGCCGGCGCTGCGGCGGCGGTGCGACATCGCCGGCAAGCGGCTGTCGGGGACAGGCCTGGCCGCCGAGGGACGCGTCCTGCGGGCCGTGCTCTACGTCTACCACCACAGGCTGCTCCGGCACCGGTCCTACCTGGCCCTGCAGCAGGTGAGGAGCGGCCCCGGCTGGCCGGCAGGTAGCTGGCAGCAGGTCGCCTCGCCCCGGCCCCCAGTCAGCAGACCCCGAAAGGCCTTTGGAGTAGCGCTCGATGCCTGGAGCATCGTGCAAAAAGCCGTTTGGAGCAGGTGCCTTTTCGTCGGCTTTAAGCCTCCTCACAGTTCAGTTCAGTGGGTTTCCTGGCACTGTGCAGCCAGGGCAATTTGTGCTTTCCAGCCGCGGGGAGCCGATACTCGGTCTCTCATACGCACGCTGAGACCTGAAGTAGCTACAATTCCATACCTTTGAATAATAGGTGTGAGTAATAcggagttttctttttcaattaattGTAATactgggaagggggaagaatAATCCTAGGCTACGCTATTAAGCACTTTCTGTCTTAAGATGAAAAGTGAACTCCTTACCAGTTTTCTGGTAAAGAGATTGTCAGTATCTTCAAATAACTGTTTTGAAATAGAATAGGAATTGTTCTTACCTTCTTGATTTGTTTATACATTTTCATTCTTGAAGGCCAGTACCAAAGGCAGGGGAAACATATACAGCAGGGGAAACCATGCAGCACCAATTAACAATGGCCTACTCCAGCCCTTCACTTAATTCCATATCCACAATAGTGTGATAAAGGGATCTTTTTCATCATAGTGCAGATATAGGAACGTACTAGAATGTTCCATCATGCAAACCTGCAATTTATGCTGTTAAACTGATAAGCGGAAGGTGTCACTTAATATAGTGACAGTTCTTAGACCAAGGCATTCCCATCTCTCAAAATACTAAtcaaagaagttttcttttttttctaggtaGAACAATGCTTGAAGCGCCTATGGAAAATGAACTTGCTGGGCTGCATTGAAACTCTGGCAGAACTGATTCCCAAGTATGTATCGTGATCCCGTATGTTATACTATCCGTTAACTGAGTCTGCAGAGCTAAAGGGGGGGGAATGCTACATCATAACCATCTCCTCATCCTTGTATCAACACAGGAAAAGTACATCTCAAGCCCATGCAGAGTGCTTAGTTCCCAGCCAgcctgtgctggaaacagtggcTCTGAAGGTATTGGGAGGTTGCAAGCTTATACTGCGTCTACTGGACTGTTGCTGTAAAGCTTTTCTGTATCCTTTTTTCACCATGAAAACATTCTTACAGTTGACCAGCAGCACCTCATGAGACCAAAACTAGGTCTGCTGTAGGCCCTGTATTGCTGATGGATTCAACGGTGTAATTCATACGTGCAACTTGAAGTTTCTTTGATAGCCAAACATCTTATTTTCAAGTTATTATGTAGGGACCTCAGGCTGTTGGCTGGCTGCTGTTCCAGCCTTGAGCAACCCAAAGTTTGGATACTCATCTCACAAATTATCCAGGATATTGCCTTGTGAATTGCCTCTGGTTGGTGTGTTCAGCAGGTCTCATTacatgctgtttattttttatcctTAACTGGTGTAATCTTCAGCTTGTCCGTTAAACATCTCTGCTCGGAAGAATTCATACTTTTGAACACTGTGGCTTCAGGGTTGTTGAGCCGGCTATGGTTTGTGTATTCAAAAGTCTGTCTTGTTTGTTGTCTGTCTGTTTGACGTGCCTGTCAGGGAGAAGGGCTTGTAATTAGGCCTTGCTGCTGAGTGAGCTTTATTCagttgggaggaggagggggggtcCTTCCATCCTTTTGGATTTGATTCTAGCATGTGAAGAGTTATCCAAGTGGAGAGAGGCTTCTTACGTGCTGTTATGGAAGGCTTTGTTCTTGGTTCATAGCAAACTTTATGTAGCACTAATAAAATCATGGTGTTAATGCCGGCCTGCTGCAAACACTAACATCTGGCGCTCTCTGCAGTGAGCAGTAAGTCCCGCCTCATGCTGAAAAGGAAGGGCTGGGATAAAGTTGTTCCATGGTAACTGCTGAGCTTTCCAGGGAAGTCAGTGTTGTGGTCTCTCTCAGTGTGAGAAAGTAACAGCTACAGTGTAGCTGAAGGAGTAACAGCATTGTGTAGAACAACTCAGTAAAACGTTCTTTGGCACAAGAAATCTGTCTCCCCAATAAATGTAGAGCAGGCGATTGTATGGCATCCGTGCTAGCACTGTTGTCCTGAGTTGGTACAGGTTGCTTTTAGGGGAAGAACTTATGTCAAATGATTTGGATGTGACCTGAGAACCTGATGAGTCCCAGGTGTGGCACTTGGCAAAGCTCTAGGGAAGCAGAGGGGCTTCTGATGAGGGATTTACTAGTCAAGTCCCTCCTACAATCTGATCTTGAACAGTTACTTAAAGCTCAGACTAATATTAAGGAACGCGTGGTGATGGAGTGTAAAAAGATAAGCTTCTATTGAGGGGGAATAGGGAAAGGGCAGCTTGGAATCTCTTCTATCAGCTTTTCTGCTTGAGCTGAAGGTAGTTCTTCAGTGAGCACAAGGTTTTGCTGGAGGAGACTCCtgacttttctgtcttctctctttagGATTCAGTACAGGTGTGTATTGCAGAGCCTCATGTCTTTGTATGGCATGTTGTTGACATCACTTCATCTGGTATCTGAGACCCAACAGATGCCTTATATCAAGGGGTTTACCTTCCCTTCTGATATCAGTAACTTCCTTGGAGTTAACATTTCTTATGAGGTGAAGAAGCAAAAGGCTAGAATGcttacaacaaaaaaacctaccagCTGGCTGAGGAAGCTCTTCCCAACAATGCCAGAGGCAGTGTCAGAGGttgggaaaacaagaaattctGTGACCTGCATGAGTGCTGTGAACAACTGTAGTGTCCCATGCCCCGTGGACATCGGAGAGCCAGTTCTGGTGACCAGAGCCAGCAAAGGTAAAGCCTTGTGCCACAGTGCTACTGGTTTCTGACATCTCAGAGACTGACCGCAACTTCTGTCCAACAGTGTGGTTCTAGTACAAACTTCCCTTTCCTGTCCTTGGAAGAGGAGAATGCTGCACGTACCCTTGCCTTTATATAGTTGTGGATAATGTCAGTATTGTGAGGTTTGcgggttttttgttgttgtttttttaaatgtgatacAGCATGGAGAGAAGCAGGTAATGAATGCAGGTCCTGTGAACAGttactttgtattttcctgcttctgcatAGATGGTGACCAAGGACAGTGAGGAAAGCTAAGAGCACTGTCTGCAGTCCATACCGTGCTTGCTGGTTCTGGGCTGTGCCCAAGTCTTCCCCTGCAGTCAGGGGTATGGCCAGTGACTGCAGGCATACGGGTGTTTGTGTGAAGCTTTTACCCATTAAGTTCTCCTTTGCAGCCATCTGTGAATCTCTGCATCCTCTTCATACCTTGCCAGCTGCCATGTGAAATGAGTGTAGTCCCCTTGAGTTTGCCTGGAAATGCTGAGTACAAGTGCGAGCCTGCAGAGATGGCAGATGATCTGAGAGCTCAGCAGGGCAAAGCATTGTGGTGTCTCTGTGCAAAGACTTAAAACTGTCTTTACTTCATAATGGGAACTCTCCTCTCACTTTGTAGGGAAGCACCTGGGGTTTGATGTGAAGAGCTTACTTAGGCCATCCAGACCTCCAACACAAGAGGTTTGTACGGTACTGtttcacacttcttttttttttttttcctaatactcAAAACACGGTATCCCTGATTGAAAATGTCCCCTTTCTCTGCCTTATTTTTGCTTGTCTAACAACCTAAGTTAGCATGGAAGCTTTACACTGAAAATTGCTTATAATTTCTGCTTAGGAATTTGAGCTTGTGTTGGTATGTCAAGTGAAATGATCAGCGAGCAAGTCAGTAGTAGACAGGAATACAAATTCTAATTGCCTGCCTCTTCTTTTTGTATTCCACAAAACAAGACTGCTCTTCCACTTTCTCCTTAGGAAATAAGGAATGTTATCACAAAAACATCAGTGCTCTGCTCCTCTTCAGCGGAGAGGATCAGGCCTGTCATGtttttgaaagtgtttctgtaattttttgtttcagggtATAAGCATTGCATCAAcatcttttaaagcaaagtcaGCATCACTTTCCTCCCATATAGCAAAATCGCAGCATACTGGATCTCTTGTACAGATGGTTCAAACAGCTACGTCGTTTGGGGAACTGTCAGAGGCACTCAGAAAAGCTATTCTGTGGTGCAAAGGCAACAAATTCAAATCGGAAGCTTATTTTCTGCGTAACAAGTTGTTGAAAAGCAACCGGCTACACCATGTGGAGGCTCAAGGATGCAGGTAATTTTGCATGGGTGTGGGGTTTCTGGATCTGacactttacattttaatattatgtATTTTGCTACAGTGTAGAGAAATGCAGTGGTCTAATCTCTTCTTTTCAAACTCAAATGGGATCACTACTTCAGGTTACTGGATGCTCTGACATGAACATTCTATTTAGCTTCAGTCATTTGTGGAAGGATTTAAAAGGCTAACAAATACCCAAATACTTAAGAGGGAGgatgaaaatgcaatttaaatcATGTGCATGTTTAATGGTAATGATTATGTGATGCAAGGGGTGTCATCTGTCTTTGGAATGCCCTGGCTACTATATTGTACAAGGTGGTGTTGTATCTCCTTGGCATGACAAGGAAAATGGTAGAGAAGGCTAATAACCAAATCTCTACAAACCTCAAATGAAATAACACTTTAGCAGCTGATAAAGTTATCTTTTGTGCACCTTCCTCCCCTTAAGCTTGAAGAAAAAACTGTGCTGTGTCAAAACATCTGTCTGTAAATACCTCCTATACGGGTCACAAAACACATGCTGGCCAAAGCAGTACCTCAGGGCACGGCTCTGTCGAAGGAGGATCAAATCATCCACACGCTTGAAGAGAACTCTGAAGACTGTTCGGCAAAAACCTGAGATTTTTGGGGTCTGCGAGAATAGTGCATCACTCATCCTCCCAGCTTACCAGGATGGGCCTCTGAGTCAGGAAGGATGTTCCAATGCTGATACAGGCTGTGTCAAACTAAGCACACCGGCGACCCctaagcagctgctgctggaaggaagCCCTGGCCCTGTGTGGAAAGAAGTTACTGAGAACATGGATATTGATTCTATTTTTGCAGCAATGGGTGTCTGACCCTGGACTTGCAAGAAGGAAAGGGGtcaagtaattaattttttttttgtaagtaaaaCCCCCAGAACCCTATAATGGTGTCTTGGTAACTTGCTACTTTCTTAGAATTCAGAGTGTAactattttattatgtttttgtaaaacagcttttttttttttttttttttttaatggaagggTGTTCCAAACAGCTGACTAGTCTTCATCCTTTTACCTAGCCTTTTCCAGGAGCAGTGACTTTTGAGTTATCCTTACTCAGTGTCCTTTCTCTATTGCTCAACCATATTATGCGCTGCTGTCAAATCCACAGTACAAATAGTTACCATCCACGGTGGAAGGCTGCAGCTGATCACTTACTGCTGCTTAGGACAAAAGACCTGCTGCCACTTTTCCAAAGAAGCAGTCTTACACCcttccttctgtgctgcttGTATAGGGGACAGCCTTGACTTGCAGTATTATCACTGTTCAGCAGTTGTTATCCTTGTCCTGAAATAAGGAGTTAACTGAACCTACTGCCTCTGAGCTGCTCcagaaacagaggaaagcaCAGCTGTGGCCTGCAATAGTAAACTCCTGACTGGTGAACATGTTTCTCACTGTCCTGAACTCTTTTTAATGTAAGTGCAATTTCTGCCAGCTTGGCAATGTAAGGCACAGCTACTCCAACATgtattaatgaaataatattaGAACAAGCACTGGGGTTAGTGCTTTCTGCCAGGCTCTTGCTTGTAACTAAGTCCCAAGATCAGGATCACcagcaaatacaaagaaaaaattgtctCAATGAAGAACAGGAATCTGCTTTATTGTACAGCACCTGCCTAACAGGGGTAAGGAAAGGCTGTAAGTGCAAGTAAATCAGGAATAGGTTAACTTCAATTTCCTAGGCTTAATattgagagaaaacaaaagagctgTGCCCACTgggacagaattaaaaataaccttccTAGCCAATTAAGTAAGTGCTAAACACGCACCTTGTGTGAATTGATCAATGTAATTTTAGTTACGAGGAGTGGGCAcaaacttaaaatgttttattcaaagAGCATATACAGAGCAAAGAGCAGAACTTCTATAGTAGTTTGGGCTTGAAGACTTTGTCCAGTTAACCAAGATCCATTTTCTAGGTTTCCTGTCACAGGAATACCCAGTGATAACTGAAATAGTTGCAGAGAATCACCCATTGTTAGCCCTCTAGATATCTGATTCAACACAGTCCTACTTCAGACTTCCTGCCATTACAAGAACCCTTAGAgctcttttctcatttcataaaacagtataaaaataactAAGTATACCACATACAATCAGATAACATTCAGCTGCTTGAATACTTCTCAGAAAAGGCTGGGAGCGAGGGCATACATCCCAGCAGTGACCTCCATCCTGAATAACCCCTCCAAACACCACACATCATGTTCCTTCCTTTTGGGCAGCAGGTGCCCAAGTAATGTCCCAGTGCAGCTTGCACATAAAATCAAGATCCATAGTTTGCTTCATCAAAGGCCTTTCTGGCTCGTTTCAGTTCTTCATTCATAGTTAGGAGGTCTTTAACTCTGGCAAACTTCCGGGGGTCCTTGCGTATTAGAAAGACAATGTCCTCGACCTGTACACGACCCTGCCGCCCAATTGACATGGCCTTGTGTGTCtgttagagaaaaagaagaaagtcagCAGGGTTCCTTTgccccttaattttttttaagctctcaATGCCACTTTATTTCCTGTCATTTTATAATCAAAAAGTAAGCAATTGCAGGATCTGGGCACCATCATCCTAGTCACAAGTAAACCATGGACTTACTGTTGCTCTGTTGTCCCCAGCTGCCTGTCGCTTAAACCCAGCACATACCACTATATACACATAACAGTAATGGCATCAAAACTAAAGCCAGATTACACATAGGACACCCAACCTGCAGAGAGCTTGAAGATGAACAGCATCAGTCAGAACTTGAAAGCAGTGTGAAGTACCTGCATCACAGGACAGTTTAGGGCATTTTGATGAGGGAAGGCAAGGCCAACCTTTCAAAAGAAAGGGGATCCACAAACAGTAGGAAtaacttctttcaaaaaacaaaacaaactttcaaACAGTATCTAAATGTCTGGAAGAGTGATGGCTTCAGGCCCCAGAagcttgcatttcttttgtagCACAGAGCTACGTTCCTATCCACATAAAGATACTGGGAGTACACAAAAAGTCAACAGACTTTCAAAGCTGAGCCTTGTCTTTTGTCAGCGGTACATATAGTGATGCCACAGTGAACCCTAAAGTCAGCCGTGTATTTTCCCACCACCTATACTAATCTAACTGCTTACTCAAGGACTTCAGACACTGTTCTAAATCCACATGGAGCAAGATGCATGAATTTTGCCTTAATGTCAGAAGAGCAAAGTCTAAGTTTAGCATTTTCCTACTAGCATCAGAGTTTTGGGCCTGAGATAATGCAGTATTTGAGTCAGACGTATTAACCTTCAGAAGACTGAAGTCTTAGCAAGGATGTTTTGACCATGCTCTCTAGAGCTGGCTTACCATTTCTGTGATAAACTCTATTACCAGGTCCTCGAGAATGTCCACCGATTCTGTGTAAGGGTTCTGGTCATCCCCAAATCCATACATCATGCATCttactgcagaaagaaacactCATTGTGAGGCTGCTTTCATCCATTCAGCACTGTCAGCAGCATGCATCTAGTTAGCTACCAGCCTCCACACTGATGCACCGGGATGGCTGTTGGGCAGGACAATCCTTGAGCAAACGTACAGGAAATAAGCAGGTAGCCAGACTCCAACAAAAGCCTGGTGCTGTATGTAGAGAAGAGCATATCTGATGACAGACTCTTTAAATATGCATTCAGCCTACCAACCGCTGAACACTGACCGTGTGACTTTCGGCACAGTTAGGTTCAGAGGATGCATTAGCAGTACTTTTTGGGAGGTCTACACGACAGCTTTCTGCACTTCCAGCTGGGGTACAGAATGAAAGCCGttgttttgcaaaggaaaactgaGTTTTGGAACTCCGTAGCTGCCTCCTCAAGAATTTCAGCTATGTTTGGGGGAAGGTCACCGTCCTTAAAACCCGC contains these protein-coding regions:
- the NEPRO gene encoding nucleolus and neural progenitor protein isoform X3, producing MAAPEAAWNRLDVPWPASSATVALAAKHPAVRWLPALRRRCDIAGKRLSGTGLAAEGRVLRAVLYVYHHRLLRHRSYLALQQVEQCLKRLWKMNLLGCIETLAELIPKKSTSQAHAECLVPSQPVLETVALKVLGGCKLILRLLDCCCKAFLLSVKHLCSEEFILLNTVASGLLSRLWIQYRCVLQSLMSLYGMLLTSLHLVSETQQMPYIKGFTFPSDISNFLGVNISYEVKKQKARMLTTKKPTSWLRKLFPTMPEAVSEVGKTRNSVTCMSAVNNCSVPCPVDIGEPVLVTRASKGKHLGFDVKSLLRPSRPPTQEVCTGISIASTSFKAKSASLSSHIAKSQHTGSLVQMVQTATSFGELSEALRKAILWCKGNKFKSEAYFLRNKLLKSNRLHHVEAQGCRSPVTRERTHKLLLMPSSGQEKLKMKLNNIRKLKRKKEKVQLRCRHWRNKNTLESRSQR
- the NEPRO gene encoding nucleolus and neural progenitor protein isoform X1 codes for the protein MAAPEAAWNRLDVPWPASSATVALAAKHPAVRWLPALRRRCDIAGKRLSGTGLAAEGRVLRAVLYVYHHRLLRHRSYLALQQVEQCLKRLWKMNLLGCIETLAELIPKKSTSQAHAECLVPSQPVLETVALKVLGGCKLILRLLDCCCKAFLLSVKHLCSEEFILLNTVASGLLSRLWIQYRCVLQSLMSLYGMLLTSLHLVSETQQMPYIKGFTFPSDISNFLGVNISYEVKKQKARMLTTKKPTSWLRKLFPTMPEAVSEVGKTRNSVTCMSAVNNCSVPCPVDIGEPVLVTRASKGKHLGFDVKSLLRPSRPPTQEVCTGISIASTSFKAKSASLSSHIAKSQHTGSLVQMVQTATSFGELSEALRKAILWCKGNKFKSEAYFLRNKLLKSNRLHHVEAQGCSLKKKLCCVKTSVCKYLLYGSQNTCWPKQYLRARLCRRRIKSSTRLKRTLKTVRQKPEIFGVCENSASLILPAYQDGPLSQEGCSNADTGCVKLSTPATPKQLLLEGSPGPVWKEVTENMDIDSIFAAMGV
- the NEPRO gene encoding nucleolus and neural progenitor protein isoform X2, whose amino-acid sequence is MAAPEAAWNRLDVPWPASSATVALAAKHPAVRWLPALRRRCDIAGKRLSGTGLAAEGRVLRAVLYVYHHRLLRHRSYLALQQVEQCLKRLWKMNLLGCIETLAELIPKKSTSQAHAECLVPSQPVLETVALKVLGGCKLILRLLDCCCKAFLLSVKHLCSEEFILLNTVASGLLSRLWIQYRCVLQSLMSLYGMLLTSLHLVSETQQMPYIKGFTFPSDISNFLGVNISYEVKKQKARMLTTKKPTSWLRKLFPTMPEAVSEVGKTRNSVTCMSAVNNCSVPCPVDIGEPVLVTRASKGKHLGFDVKSLLRPSRPPTQEGISIASTSFKAKSASLSSHIAKSQHTGSLVQMVQTATSFGELSEALRKAILWCKGNKFKSEAYFLRNKLLKSNRLHHVEAQGCSLKKKLCCVKTSVCKYLLYGSQNTCWPKQYLRARLCRRRIKSSTRLKRTLKTVRQKPEIFGVCENSASLILPAYQDGPLSQEGCSNADTGCVKLSTPATPKQLLLEGSPGPVWKEVTENMDIDSIFAAMGV
- the TAF13 gene encoding transcription initiation factor TFIID subunit 13; the encoded protein is MADEEEDAPFEEDAEEAGGGLDGGQGKRKRLFSKELRCMMYGFGDDQNPYTESVDILEDLVIEFITEMTHKAMSIGRQGRVQVEDIVFLIRKDPRKFARVKDLLTMNEELKRARKAFDEANYGS